In methanogenic archaeon ISO4-H5, the following are encoded in one genomic region:
- a CDS encoding MMPL domain-containing protein — protein sequence MFAKLADTVMKHSKAIIAIWVVIFICCVPFMLKADSVLEYELTKMTGSDSESAQGNAYMDANFSNAVDMDEVLVIKYDSSDSTQTSNVTVLANKIGELLGTKYNSKVSITDVGSYKGDADNIAVEIFSVKTTDTSIKFSDETGNIRNIVSQAKTDSGVSLTTYVTGNAALTYDTMTAANSDVSKIHVLSIALIFILLVLFFGALVTAVVPPLGFGVAYGVAMVGLYFFASSTSVFYLTSTLMVVTMLGAGCDYGIFIITRYREELKNGAAHHDALSTAIQWAGESVFTSGLSVIIGFACLAICDFQMVRNMGLMLALGIVFALIAALTFVPAIVNLLGEKTFWPNSIAKYKAAEDGTHRSAYGKASHVFHRYFQWVARATRNHAKPIVIAAIIISVPSIYVYATSHSSYDMIAVEPDGEAKEGLYAIMDETYGGTLMPTYVVVQFPDSAVDKDKTTTLTLSDTSYGQFNTMVKGIYSNQVRTNVYQQAIDSGASESDANTAADAYMTAHASEIDAAATQYANANTPKALPYLTWSAHGLTASGTTFTGYVPAVMTIANDIKTKNTDIVAQDSSGVNGLTSWAVLYYSQGVPAATQKLIAGYTDGVRATVYSTAYSTAIGGGATEEQAKAIAEEQAKTYMEANKDTIASDANTYATAHINDASVVNQINSGIVELMPSAVKGYVEKYVAIGAAYAAATSQTAVPSLSINVTDTDGNPATIQLANLIDYVLNAGTGLISNDGTAASLMIVTNEKPMSDKTMDFQGALQNAFHGKGGYDETYSSAISKSQVCGTNAVMYDISGTVTNQFNYIQIIVVILLLIMLFLILGSYVTPIRAILCIILSVTWTLALTFLVFQEFLAIPVCWIVPIVLFVVLLGLGLDYEIFVTTRVRENRIRGMSNDDAIDAAITSASGTISLCALIMGGTFCTLLIGSSSMLQEFGFALGIGIFIDGLFMVTYVGPALMHLLGDWSWKGPAFLQRKHKEE from the coding sequence ATGTTCGCCAAACTAGCAGATACAGTTATGAAGCACTCCAAGGCGATAATCGCCATATGGGTCGTGATTTTCATCTGCTGCGTTCCCTTCATGCTCAAGGCCGACAGCGTCCTCGAGTACGAACTCACTAAAATGACCGGGAGCGACAGCGAATCAGCCCAGGGCAACGCCTACATGGATGCCAACTTCTCCAATGCCGTCGACATGGATGAAGTGTTAGTCATCAAATATGACTCCTCAGACAGCACTCAGACCTCCAACGTAACCGTCCTCGCCAACAAGATAGGCGAGCTCCTCGGAACCAAATACAATTCCAAAGTATCGATAACCGATGTCGGTTCCTACAAGGGCGATGCGGATAACATCGCAGTAGAGATCTTCTCGGTAAAAACAACCGATACTTCAATCAAATTCTCCGATGAGACCGGCAACATCAGGAACATCGTGTCCCAGGCCAAAACCGACAGCGGTGTGTCCCTGACCACCTACGTCACCGGAAACGCCGCCCTCACCTATGACACCATGACCGCCGCCAACAGCGACGTCAGCAAGATCCACGTGCTCAGCATCGCACTCATCTTCATCCTGCTGGTACTGTTCTTCGGTGCACTCGTCACCGCCGTCGTACCTCCTCTGGGATTCGGTGTCGCATACGGAGTCGCCATGGTAGGACTCTACTTCTTCGCAAGCTCCACCAGCGTCTTCTACCTGACATCGACCCTCATGGTCGTTACCATGCTGGGAGCGGGATGCGATTACGGAATCTTCATCATAACCAGGTACAGGGAGGAGCTCAAGAACGGCGCCGCCCACCACGACGCACTCTCCACCGCCATCCAATGGGCCGGAGAATCCGTCTTCACATCAGGTCTTTCCGTCATCATCGGATTCGCCTGCCTCGCAATCTGCGACTTCCAGATGGTCCGCAACATGGGACTCATGCTCGCCCTCGGAATCGTGTTCGCACTCATCGCAGCCCTCACCTTCGTGCCCGCGATCGTCAACCTCCTCGGAGAGAAGACCTTCTGGCCCAACTCCATCGCCAAGTACAAAGCCGCTGAGGATGGAACCCATCGCTCCGCATACGGAAAGGCCTCCCATGTGTTCCACAGGTACTTCCAGTGGGTCGCCAGGGCCACCAGGAACCATGCCAAGCCCATCGTCATCGCGGCCATCATCATCTCCGTTCCCTCCATCTATGTGTACGCAACCTCCCACAGTTCCTACGACATGATCGCTGTCGAACCCGACGGCGAAGCCAAAGAAGGACTGTACGCCATCATGGACGAGACCTACGGCGGAACCCTCATGCCCACCTATGTCGTGGTGCAGTTCCCCGACAGCGCAGTAGACAAGGACAAAACAACCACACTGACACTCAGCGATACATCCTACGGCCAGTTCAATACAATGGTCAAAGGAATCTACAGCAACCAGGTCCGCACCAACGTGTATCAGCAGGCCATCGACAGCGGTGCAAGCGAAAGCGATGCGAACACTGCCGCGGATGCATACATGACCGCTCACGCATCTGAGATCGATGCTGCTGCAACCCAGTATGCCAACGCCAACACGCCCAAAGCACTTCCCTATCTCACCTGGAGTGCCCACGGACTTACCGCTTCCGGAACCACCTTCACAGGATATGTCCCAGCAGTCATGACCATTGCCAATGACATCAAGACCAAGAATACAGACATCGTCGCACAGGACTCCAGCGGAGTCAACGGTCTGACATCTTGGGCTGTGCTCTACTACTCTCAGGGAGTTCCGGCTGCAACCCAGAAACTGATTGCCGGCTACACTGACGGTGTCCGTGCTACGGTATACAGCACCGCATACAGCACCGCAATCGGCGGAGGTGCGACTGAGGAACAGGCTAAGGCTATAGCTGAAGAACAGGCAAAAACCTATATGGAGGCCAACAAGGACACCATCGCATCCGATGCGAACACCTATGCGACTGCCCACATCAATGATGCATCTGTAGTCAACCAGATTAACAGCGGCATCGTCGAACTGATGCCCTCCGCAGTGAAGGGCTATGTTGAGAAATATGTTGCAATCGGTGCCGCATATGCCGCTGCAACCTCGCAGACCGCTGTCCCCAGCCTTTCCATCAACGTTACCGATACTGACGGAAATCCTGCTACCATCCAGCTTGCAAACCTGATCGACTACGTCCTCAATGCCGGAACCGGACTCATCTCCAACGACGGAACCGCCGCATCTCTCATGATCGTCACCAATGAAAAACCCATGTCCGACAAGACCATGGACTTCCAGGGTGCACTTCAGAATGCATTCCACGGAAAGGGCGGTTACGACGAGACCTACTCGTCTGCGATCTCCAAGTCCCAGGTGTGCGGAACCAACGCCGTCATGTACGACATCTCCGGAACCGTTACCAACCAGTTCAACTACATCCAGATCATCGTGGTCATCCTCCTGCTGATCATGCTGTTCCTGATCCTCGGAAGCTACGTGACCCCCATCCGTGCCATCCTCTGCATCATCCTGAGCGTCACCTGGACCCTGGCTCTCACCTTCCTGGTCTTCCAGGAGTTCCTGGCCATACCGGTGTGCTGGATCGTGCCCATCGTGCTCTTCGTGGTCCTACTGGGACTCGGTCTCGATTACGAGATCTTCGTCACCACCAGGGTCAGGGAGAACAGGATCCGCGGAATGTCCAACGACGATGCCATCGATGCCGCCATCACAAGTGCCAGCGGTACCATCAGCCTCTGCGCCCTCATCATGGGAGGTACCTTCTGCACCCTGCTCATCGGAAGCTCTTCGATGCTTCAGGAGTTCGGTTTCGCACTCGGTATCGGAATCTTCATCGACGGACTGTTCATGGTCACCTATGTCGGTCCCGCCCTCATGCACCTCCTCGGAGACTGGAGCTGGAAAGGCCCCGCCTTCCTCCAGAGGAAGCATAAGGAAGAGTAA
- a CDS encoding radical SAM domain containing protein, which produces MSIVYRYGSNLYINLTNRCPCSCVFCIRDSTPRLGDADSLWLKEEPTSDQIMAALREADADNAGQIVFCGYGEPTERLETILETAPRIRSELKKTVRLDTNGLGNLINGRDIVPDLAQAVDSISISLNAPDAESYKKITRCRFDAHEAYDSLMDFIRECKEKIGAVTVSIVGGYQSPEDEERCRLIAEELGVRFRVR; this is translated from the coding sequence ATGAGTATCGTATACCGCTACGGAAGCAACCTCTACATCAACCTCACGAACAGGTGTCCCTGCAGCTGTGTTTTCTGCATCAGGGACAGCACCCCCAGACTCGGGGATGCGGACAGCCTGTGGCTAAAGGAAGAGCCCACATCCGATCAGATCATGGCCGCCCTCAGGGAAGCCGATGCCGATAACGCGGGACAGATCGTGTTCTGCGGATACGGCGAGCCTACCGAGCGTCTCGAGACGATCCTGGAAACCGCTCCGCGCATCCGTTCAGAACTGAAGAAGACCGTCCGTCTCGATACCAACGGACTCGGGAATCTCATCAACGGAAGAGACATCGTACCGGATCTGGCACAGGCGGTCGACTCGATATCGATCAGCCTCAACGCACCCGATGCGGAATCCTACAAGAAGATCACCCGCTGCAGATTCGACGCACATGAAGCCTACGATTCGCTGATGGATTTCATCCGCGAGTGCAAGGAGAAGATCGGTGCGGTCACCGTGTCCATCGTCGGAGGATACCAGTCTCCGGAGGACGAGGAGAGATGCAGACTAATCGCCGAGGAGCTCGGTGTCAGGTTCAGGGTCCGCTGA
- a CDS encoding metal dependent transcriptional regulator has translation MPVTTGNREDYLIAILRLTEGGSAAKTTELAEHMGVSPASVSEMLKILSKDGLVEYAKYRGVKLTEKGYTDARLTRKRHHIVEKFFIDVLGLEPEIAHQEAHRIEHTISDSAAQRICDILGNPPDCDCQSCVNPCKSVSGFGISITSQLCDAEVGHSGTVAYIKSDESRVMEKLLAMGIIPGKEVTVTGHDDEKGIVTLGVAGSSVAIDMKMASYVFIDMMSD, from the coding sequence ATGCCAGTGACGACCGGAAACCGTGAAGACTATCTTATCGCCATCCTCAGACTCACAGAAGGGGGCTCTGCAGCCAAGACCACCGAGCTTGCGGAGCATATGGGAGTATCTCCCGCCAGTGTGAGCGAGATGCTGAAGATACTCTCCAAGGACGGTCTCGTCGAGTATGCCAAATACAGGGGCGTGAAGCTCACCGAAAAGGGCTATACCGATGCCAGGCTCACCCGCAAGAGGCACCACATCGTCGAGAAGTTCTTCATCGACGTCCTCGGACTCGAGCCGGAAATCGCCCATCAGGAGGCGCACCGCATCGAGCACACCATCTCCGATTCCGCCGCTCAGAGGATCTGCGACATCCTCGGCAATCCTCCCGACTGCGACTGCCAGAGCTGTGTGAATCCCTGCAAGTCCGTATCCGGTTTCGGAATCTCCATCACCTCCCAGCTGTGTGATGCCGAGGTCGGCCACAGCGGCACCGTCGCTTACATCAAGTCCGATGAGAGCAGGGTTATGGAGAAACTCCTGGCCATGGGAATCATCCCCGGCAAGGAGGTAACCGTCACCGGACACGATGACGAGAAGGGAATCGTGACCCTCGGTGTGGCAGGCAGTTCTGTCGCCATCGACATGAAGATGGCATCCTATGTGTTCATCGACATGATGTCCGACTGA
- a CDS encoding 3,4-dihydroxy-2-butanone-4-phosphate synthase RibB yields the protein MSIEKALEAVRKGQIILIYDFDDRERESDMTIASEFVTYDKITQMREDAGGLLCTTTPFKLAMDIGLPFLSDIFWYAGESYPLLRKMAPSDIPYDRTKSSFGVTINHRDTYTGIPDRDRALTIKRYAEVIFQDKPADEIAEDMGREFRAPGHVHLLNTSDKILTNRHGHTELATAMMYMAGVKPSATICEMMGHDGHSRSKESCYQYAKDHDMPIVTGDEVIAAWNEYKKDHPELDV from the coding sequence ATGAGCATCGAAAAGGCACTGGAAGCGGTCAGGAAAGGCCAGATTATCCTTATCTATGACTTCGACGACCGCGAGAGGGAATCGGATATGACGATAGCATCCGAATTCGTAACCTACGACAAAATCACTCAGATGAGAGAGGACGCCGGAGGTCTGCTCTGCACCACCACCCCCTTCAAGCTCGCCATGGACATCGGACTGCCCTTCCTCTCGGATATCTTCTGGTACGCAGGCGAGAGCTATCCCCTCCTCAGGAAGATGGCTCCCAGCGACATACCCTACGACCGTACCAAATCGTCGTTCGGTGTCACCATCAACCACAGGGACACCTACACCGGTATCCCCGATAGGGACCGCGCCCTCACCATCAAGAGGTACGCCGAGGTCATCTTCCAGGACAAGCCCGCAGACGAGATCGCGGAGGACATGGGAAGGGAGTTCAGGGCACCCGGACACGTCCACCTGCTGAACACTTCGGATAAAATCCTTACCAACAGGCACGGCCACACCGAGCTCGCCACAGCCATGATGTACATGGCCGGCGTGAAGCCCTCCGCCACCATCTGCGAGATGATGGGTCACGACGGACACTCCCGTTCCAAGGAGTCGTGCTACCAGTACGCCAAGGACCACGACATGCCCATCGTCACCGGCGACGAGGTCATCGCGGCCTGGAACGAATACAAGAAGGACCACCCGGAACTGGATGTGTGA
- a CDS encoding FAD synthase ribL has product MVRVMASGVFDLIHPGHISYLQQARAFGDELVVVVACDDTVRKNKHEPITPDYMRAKIVGSLKPVDAAIVGKNNGDMFDTVREVKPDVIVLGFDQHFDVDKLKESLEKEGLGHIRVERATETADDLNATRRIIKKIKDMGGVQ; this is encoded by the coding sequence ATGGTCAGAGTAATGGCCTCGGGCGTCTTCGACCTCATCCATCCCGGACACATCTCCTACCTCCAGCAGGCACGCGCCTTCGGAGACGAGCTGGTGGTCGTGGTGGCCTGCGACGACACGGTCAGGAAGAACAAGCACGAGCCCATCACTCCTGATTACATGAGAGCTAAGATTGTCGGCAGCCTCAAACCCGTCGATGCCGCCATCGTCGGCAAGAACAACGGGGACATGTTCGACACCGTGAGGGAGGTCAAACCCGACGTGATCGTCCTCGGATTCGACCAGCACTTCGACGTCGACAAGCTCAAAGAGAGCCTCGAAAAGGAAGGCCTGGGTCATATCAGGGTGGAACGCGCCACCGAGACCGCGGACGATCTCAACGCCACCAGGCGCATCATCAAGAAGATCAAGGACATGGGAGGGGTACAATGA
- a CDS encoding riboflavin synthase RibC, translating to MKLIGIADTTFARYDMGKAAIDELQKTGTGFRIIRVTVPGMKDLPVACKKLIEEQHCDICMALGMPGPMPKDKMCADEASNGLIRAQLMTNTHIIEVFVHEDEGKDDKELAWLADRRTREHAVNVYDLLFRPERLTARAGQGLRQGFEDKGPVHL from the coding sequence ATGAAGCTGATCGGTATCGCCGACACCACCTTCGCCAGATACGACATGGGGAAGGCGGCCATCGACGAACTCCAGAAGACAGGCACCGGATTCAGGATCATCAGGGTCACGGTACCGGGAATGAAGGACCTGCCCGTCGCATGCAAGAAGCTCATCGAGGAACAGCACTGCGACATCTGCATGGCTCTGGGTATGCCCGGACCGATGCCCAAGGACAAGATGTGCGCAGACGAGGCCTCCAACGGACTCATCCGCGCGCAACTCATGACCAACACCCACATCATCGAGGTCTTCGTCCACGAGGACGAGGGCAAGGATGATAAGGAGCTCGCCTGGCTGGCGGACCGCCGCACCAGGGAGCATGCAGTAAACGTTTACGATCTCCTGTTCAGGCCCGAGAGGCTCACCGCCAGGGCAGGACAGGGACTCAGGCAGGGGTTCGAGGACAAGGGCCCCGTGCACCTTTGA
- a CDS encoding 6,7-dimethyl-8-ribityllumazine synthase RibH, producing the protein MAKYRLGAVVAEFNYEVTSLMLERAKAEAEFLGVEINHIIKVPGVFDMPLAIKKLISRDDVDAVITLGAVITGETKHDEVIAAQAARKITDLALDYDKPVAYGVTGPGMSELQAMDRIEKGRDVVDTAVKMLDRLKKI; encoded by the coding sequence ATGGCAAAATACAGACTCGGAGCAGTAGTAGCGGAATTCAACTATGAGGTCACCAGCCTCATGCTCGAGAGGGCGAAGGCGGAAGCCGAGTTCCTCGGAGTAGAGATCAACCACATCATCAAGGTGCCCGGCGTGTTCGACATGCCCCTCGCCATCAAGAAGCTCATCTCCAGGGACGATGTCGACGCGGTCATCACCCTCGGTGCCGTCATCACCGGCGAGACCAAACACGACGAGGTCATTGCCGCACAGGCCGCAAGGAAGATCACCGACCTCGCACTCGACTACGACAAGCCCGTCGCCTACGGCGTTACCGGACCCGGCATGTCCGAGCTCCAGGCCATGGACAGGATCGAGAAGGGCCGCGACGTCGTCGACACCGCTGTCAAGATGCTCGACAGGCTCAAGAAAATCTGA
- a CDS encoding formate/nitrite transporter FdhC, which produces MTGDHYLKCFIRAILAGMAISIGCCVYLGVWSFNPAERWIGAILFSIGLFTVFTFGLDLYTGKVGYLFDNKPAFALDLLIIILGNFVGCAICGFMMPADAFSTGVDPNVLTAMVDKKLAMTDYFRIFSKGVFCGVLMFIAADYYKQKQKYLGAILAVPVFILAGFEHSIADMFYFCSAGAYNMEALIFIIIVAFGNLVGGVIIPLCRKYMYETPATKA; this is translated from the coding sequence ATGACCGGAGACCACTATCTCAAATGTTTCATCAGGGCCATCCTCGCCGGAATGGCTATCAGTATCGGATGCTGCGTATACCTCGGAGTTTGGAGTTTCAACCCTGCGGAGAGGTGGATCGGAGCCATTTTATTCAGCATCGGTCTCTTCACGGTTTTCACCTTCGGTCTCGACCTCTACACCGGTAAGGTCGGGTACCTTTTCGACAACAAACCCGCTTTCGCCCTCGATCTCCTGATCATCATCCTCGGTAACTTCGTCGGATGCGCCATCTGCGGATTCATGATGCCCGCGGATGCTTTCTCTACTGGTGTAGACCCCAACGTCCTCACAGCAATGGTGGACAAGAAACTCGCCATGACCGATTACTTCAGGATCTTCAGTAAGGGTGTGTTCTGCGGTGTGCTGATGTTCATCGCCGCCGATTACTACAAACAGAAGCAGAAGTACCTCGGTGCCATCCTCGCAGTCCCCGTCTTCATCCTCGCGGGATTCGAGCACAGTATCGCTGATATGTTCTACTTCTGCTCCGCCGGAGCCTACAACATGGAGGCTCTGATCTTCATCATCATCGTCGCCTTCGGCAACCTGGTGGGCGGAGTCATCATCCCCCTCTGCAGAAAATACATGTACGAAACGCCTGCAACCAAGGCTTAA
- a CDS encoding hydrogenase nickel insertion protein HypA1, which yields MWNNSFKHHCNRCQYDWVSAFHSPDRCPGCQSRKWRQDESVDVSVQSYLPKEAKIPILLRYDAGMGCVKIAIDLNHTFSTVYDVIKETYPNDNVRL from the coding sequence ATGTGGAACAACAGCTTCAAGCACCACTGCAACAGATGCCAATACGATTGGGTCTCCGCCTTCCACTCCCCCGACAGGTGTCCGGGATGCCAGTCCCGCAAGTGGAGGCAGGACGAGTCTGTGGATGTGAGTGTGCAGTCCTACCTCCCCAAGGAGGCTAAGATTCCTATCCTGCTGAGGTACGACGCGGGCATGGGATGCGTGAAGATCGCCATAGATCTCAACCACACCTTCAGCACAGTATACGACGTCATCAAGGAAACCTATCCCAACGATAACGTCCGCCTTTGA
- a CDS encoding transmembrane protein, translating into MSVNINNHDKLWSDYIYLGTLAFTLCVLIFSYSYAASIEVPSGDNNPIRTDISDKIPISLPQIDIQTETSHPEPLVAAGSVSDEIVKNDTLKAAPGGGIDG; encoded by the coding sequence ATGTCCGTTAACATAAACAACCACGATAAGCTGTGGTCCGACTATATTTACCTCGGAACACTGGCTTTCACACTCTGTGTTCTGATTTTCTCATATTCGTACGCAGCGTCTATCGAAGTACCTTCAGGAGATAACAATCCCATCCGTACGGATATATCTGATAAGATACCGATTTCGCTACCGCAGATCGATATTCAGACTGAAACATCGCATCCCGAACCGCTGGTTGCAGCCGGCAGTGTCTCTGATGAAATAGTCAAAAATGACACTCTGAAAGCTGCACCCGGCGGTGGTATCGATGGATAA
- a CDS encoding transmembrane protein yields the protein MAKQCPRCWEKLEPGTEVCPHCGFELVRREKPAEPSGEAVQEKPKKRVVFPTARKKSDTGFTYKLVFVLTLVWAILAIVGGVYNLAVGSWMQALGLLVSGALSCFAFYLIRLREHYFIASIVVLVSGAATLQIILLVFSFFVSFLVYANAKLFSSK from the coding sequence ATGGCGAAACAGTGTCCGCGCTGCTGGGAGAAACTCGAACCCGGCACAGAGGTATGTCCCCACTGCGGTTTCGAACTCGTACGCAGGGAGAAGCCTGCCGAGCCTTCGGGAGAAGCCGTTCAGGAGAAACCCAAGAAGCGTGTCGTATTCCCCACCGCAAGGAAGAAGAGCGATACGGGATTCACCTACAAGCTCGTCTTCGTACTGACTCTCGTATGGGCAATTCTCGCCATCGTCGGAGGGGTGTACAACCTCGCTGTCGGTTCATGGATGCAGGCTCTGGGTCTTCTCGTATCCGGTGCATTGTCCTGCTTCGCATTCTATCTTATCCGTCTTCGCGAGCATTACTTCATCGCAAGCATCGTCGTCCTGGTGAGCGGGGCCGCCACCCTGCAGATCATCCTGCTGGTGTTCTCGTTCTTCGTCTCCTTCCTGGTGTATGCCAACGCCAAGCTGTTCAGCTCGAAGTGA
- a CDS encoding flavoredoxin family protein, whose protein sequence is MTQHPKTVYLSERIRETMRKNFGAKPLAFPMPVYIIASYDKDGVPNAMNAAWGGICGEDKVSICVDRSHKTTANVCERKAFTVSFATESTVVPCDYVGIASANTVPDKFAKAGFHVEKSENVDAPLIKELPLALECKLISYDNETEIMIGQIVNAVADESILTDGKVDITKLKPIMYDTSGHGYYGIGEKVGKAFSDGKQLK, encoded by the coding sequence ATGACCCAGCACCCGAAAACAGTATATCTCTCAGAGAGGATTCGGGAGACCATGAGGAAGAATTTCGGAGCTAAACCTTTGGCATTTCCTATGCCCGTGTACATCATCGCATCCTACGACAAGGACGGTGTTCCCAACGCCATGAACGCGGCCTGGGGAGGTATCTGCGGAGAGGACAAGGTGTCCATCTGCGTGGACAGGTCCCACAAGACCACCGCCAACGTCTGCGAGCGCAAGGCATTCACCGTGAGCTTCGCAACCGAATCCACCGTCGTCCCCTGCGACTATGTGGGAATCGCATCCGCCAACACCGTTCCCGACAAGTTCGCCAAGGCCGGATTCCACGTCGAGAAGAGCGAGAACGTCGACGCACCCCTCATCAAGGAACTCCCTCTGGCACTTGAGTGCAAGCTCATCAGCTATGACAACGAGACCGAAATCATGATCGGACAGATCGTCAACGCCGTTGCCGACGAGTCGATCCTCACCGACGGAAAGGTGGACATCACCAAACTGAAACCCATCATGTATGACACCTCCGGACACGGTTACTACGGTATCGGAGAGAAGGTCGGCAAGGCCTTCAGCGACGGCAAACAGCTCAAGTGA
- a CDS encoding cysteinyl-tRNA synthetase CysS — MSLKISNTLTNKKEEFVPIEKGKVKMYVCGVTVYDDIHMGHARSIITFDVVRRYLQYLGYDVTYVTNFTDVDDKIINRANERGIDPLQLSSDYIKKYFEDVAKLGVRKADIYPQASTSMPYIIDMVKDIIDKGYGYATADGSVYFRVRKISDFGALSNRTIEEMRSAGRVDLDPNKEDPLDFAVWKGVKPGEVFWDSPWGKGRPGWHIECSAMIRHYLGDTIDIHGGGNDLVFPHHENEIAQTEAACGCKLANYWMHNGMLETKGADGKTVKMSKSLKNFFKVEDVAAKFDKYTIRFYYLNTHYRSPLTYGEENMLEAQAALKRLWNNFRDLQACARDGPAGEAGEAAALAETARKDFTEAMDDDFNTRAAIEALFALARSTNKMMGEKTLTKAGAETVLAFLADVDSVLGILPEDEAQEDNGAFDAVMSILIDLRKELRAGKQYQYADMIRDRLKDAGYVLEDTSDGVKWKKI; from the coding sequence ATGAGTCTGAAGATATCCAACACGCTAACCAACAAGAAAGAGGAATTCGTCCCTATCGAGAAGGGGAAGGTCAAGATGTACGTCTGCGGTGTAACCGTATACGACGACATCCATATGGGCCACGCCAGGAGCATCATCACCTTCGATGTCGTGAGGCGCTACCTCCAGTACCTTGGATACGACGTCACCTACGTCACCAATTTCACCGATGTCGACGACAAGATCATCAACCGTGCCAACGAGAGAGGCATCGATCCTCTGCAGCTGTCCTCCGATTACATCAAGAAGTACTTCGAGGACGTTGCCAAGCTCGGAGTGAGGAAAGCTGACATCTACCCGCAGGCGAGCACCAGCATGCCCTACATCATCGACATGGTCAAGGACATCATCGACAAGGGCTACGGGTACGCCACCGCCGACGGCAGTGTTTACTTCAGGGTCAGGAAGATCTCCGACTTCGGTGCATTGTCCAACCGCACCATCGAGGAGATGAGGTCCGCCGGACGTGTCGACCTCGATCCCAACAAGGAGGATCCCCTCGACTTCGCCGTATGGAAAGGAGTCAAGCCCGGAGAGGTTTTCTGGGACTCTCCCTGGGGCAAGGGAAGGCCCGGCTGGCACATCGAGTGCTCGGCCATGATCAGGCATTATCTCGGCGACACCATCGACATCCACGGCGGAGGAAATGATTTGGTCTTCCCCCACCACGAGAACGAGATCGCACAGACCGAGGCGGCCTGCGGATGCAAGCTCGCCAACTACTGGATGCACAACGGTATGCTGGAGACCAAGGGTGCCGACGGAAAGACCGTCAAGATGTCCAAGTCCCTGAAGAACTTCTTCAAGGTGGAGGATGTCGCTGCCAAATTCGACAAGTACACCATCCGCTTCTACTATCTCAACACCCACTACAGGAGCCCCCTCACCTACGGTGAGGAGAACATGCTCGAGGCCCAGGCCGCCCTGAAGAGGCTGTGGAACAACTTCCGCGACCTGCAGGCATGCGCCCGCGACGGTCCCGCAGGGGAAGCCGGAGAGGCTGCCGCCCTCGCAGAGACCGCAAGGAAGGACTTCACCGAAGCAATGGACGACGATTTCAATACCCGTGCCGCCATCGAGGCTCTCTTCGCACTCGCACGCAGCACCAACAAGATGATGGGCGAGAAGACCCTCACCAAAGCAGGCGCTGAGACCGTCCTCGCATTCCTGGCTGACGTGGATTCCGTGCTCGGTATCCTGCCCGAGGACGAGGCACAGGAGGACAACGGCGCATTCGATGCGGTCATGTCCATCCTGATCGACCTCAGGAAGGAGCTCAGGGCCGGCAAGCAGTATCAGTACGCTGACATGATCCGCGATCGTCTGAAGGATGCGGGATATGTCCTCGAGGATACCTCCGACGGCGTCAAGTGGAAGAAGATTTGA